Below is a window of Hyphomonas neptunium ATCC 15444 DNA.
CGGCGCCTCGACCAGTATCCGGTCCCCCGGCGACAGAAGCGCCGTGTAGATCATTGAAACGGCGCTGGTGGCGCCCGTCGTGCAGAGAATGGACTCTTCGGGCACACCATAGCGCGCCGCCAGGTGTTCGCCCACATCCGGATTGTTCCGCATAAAGACGCTTTTATAGGAATCCGGGAACCCGTCGCGAAATGCCGTGCGAATAATATCGCCCAACATGTCGACCGGCTCGGGCACCGAGCTTTCAAACAGAGGGATCGTGCCAGGCTCGCCCGACCGCATCAATGTCAGCATGTCCCGCACCCAATGGGCAAAGCTCAGGACATTTTCGTCGGAACTGTCAGATGCGTCCACTGTGAGATAATCCTTACCCTTTAAATCTTTTATGTTTTCAGGCCGTCACAGGCGCTTTAGGCCATCGCAGTGCAGCGCCATGCCAGCAAACTGACACCCTGAATCGAAATTGTTTATGCAAAGGCCGCGCTGGCGCCCGCCGCCAGCGCATAAATGTTCTTCCACAGCGCGTTCGCCCGCTGGAGAGCATTTTCCGGTCTGTGGCGCCTGGCGTCACGGGCTTCAGTCCGCCGCCATGCTGGCAAAACAGGCTTCCGGCGCCACGCCCTCAACCCGCTCCCACTGCATGCCCTCAAATGTATCGCCTTCGGCCTCCAGCGTCGCAGGCACACCGCGTACACACGCGCCAAACGCGTCGCTCGCCGGATAGATCATCTGCCCGTCGATATGCAGCGCGCGAACATACGCTTCCTCTTCAGCGCCCAGCTCGGCGGAAACGAAGTCGCTCCACGCCTCGATCGTCAGCTCCACATCGCCGCGCTCGCGCAGCGTGAATACCTCGCGCAGCAGCATATCAAGCGTGCGCGCCCCGCCGCTCGCGGCCCGGATGCGCGAATCCAGATCGGCAAAATAAAGCGCGCCGCGCTCATACGGCGCATGCCGGATGCGGCCGTCATTGAACCCCACCTGGCCAATTTCAATCGCAGACATTTCCCGCGCCGGATTGGTATAATATCGCTCGCTCAGCGCGTTGAGCTCAGAGACATATTCCTCCATCGGAACACGTCCCGCACGGAATGGCGCGGTATGCTCGTAATAGGTGGTGAGACCTTCGGAAAACCAGTTCGTCAGCACATGCTCGCCGCTCAATCCGCCCACCCACATATGGATCATTTCATGGGCAAGCGTCGAGCGCGGCGAGTGCCCGCCCATTTCTTCGGGCAAGGCAGGCCCGCGCGACAGCATGAAAGAATTGGCCAGCGCGGTGGCCCCGCCATAAGGCTCGGTATCCAGCTGGCGAAGGAACACACGGTAATCCGGCGCCGGATCGAGATAAGCAAAGAACTCGCCAAAAAAGTCATATAAATCTTTGGCGTAGGCCATCTCGGCGGCCACATCGAAGGGAAAATCGCCCAGCCAATAGGCGCGGAAATGGCTCTCCTCCTCCGCAGGTGGATATTGCCCGGCCTGCCCCGCCATCAGCCAGCCCTGCATCAGGGCGGCAGGCGGCCCGTTAACGGTCACGCGCCCCTCACCGAATGTGGTGACCCCTACCGCACCCGGCCCGAACTCCGTCAGGTCCCACTCAAGAACCGACTGGCTGGCCTCGGCATTCACCGGCACGATCATATAGCCCGCGCCCGAGCCACTGACCCCGCCTTTTGACGGCCGGATGCCAAAGGCCGGCCCGGAAGGTCCCCCCTCAGGCTGGACCAGCGCCCGGTAGCTGATGTCGAGAGGGAATTCGACATCACGGGTCGCCGTCCAGTGCCGGAAGTACGGGAAACCGCCGGGCACTGGGTCGTCCTGCTCAAGGGTGAACGCAACCGGGCCGGCCTCGTCCGTCACACGCAGATCAAGAATTCGATCCGCAATGCCCATGACATTCACATACACAACCGGCGCAGACAGCTTCAGGCGGGTTTCCCCGTCCTTCAGGTCACCATGCAGGCGAGACGTGACGGCGATGGCTTCCACCATCCCGTCCTCGCCCAGCTCGGGCCGGAGGGTTATTTCGTAGGAGGCTTCCGGCCCGGCAGGCGCCGCAGGTGCGGTCTCCCCCGGCGCTGCCTGGCAGGCAGCCGCAGCCATCAGCGTGCAGAAGACCGAGCCCGCCACGCGCAAGGAACGGACGCCACATGCGGCCACGCTCCCTACCCGATACCTCGCGTTTGCCATCGCCAGCCTCTCTCCAGTTCAAGGGGCAACTTTCTTGAAGGATGGCAGAATAGTCCTTTCGATAATGCGCCCGAATAGTGCGCCTCTGCATGAATGCCCCGCCATAGGCCCGCCACCGGGATAGATATTTCGCTGACTTCCACACGCCCCGCCCTATTCGATTAGAGTTCCCCGGGCGGCGCGCTAGTCTCTCCCTGACACGCCCCAGAGGAGCCCGCCTTATGATCCCCGCCCGCTCGACACCTGCCGCCTTCAGCGCCGCCGCGCTCCTCCTGGCCACCCTGCTCTCCGCCTGCGCCGCCCCGGCTGAAACGCCCACGCTCGCCCCCGCCGAAGTGGCGACTCCGACGGACATGGAAATCGCCCTCACCCCCCGCCGCCCCACCGGCGACAAGGTCGAGACCATCGACGTGACGCTCACCATCCGCGAGCCTGCCCTCGCAGCGGGCGACACCTTCCTCTCCATGGCCATCGTTCGCGTCATGGCGCCAGGTGCGCTCAATCGCCCCGAAACACTGATCGCAGAAGACGCCGCCGGCCCGCTGCCCCTCACCATCGAGGAAGACCCCGTCGACCCGTCAGACTTCCGCCAGGACCGACGCTGGCTCGCCGCCCGCGCCACGCAGGGCGACGTCACCGTCCGCTACACAATCGAGCCGCGCGTCATCACATCCGCCACCCGCCCCGGCCCGCTGATCGACACGCGCACAGAGCTCACCGGCTTTTACGGCTCAGGCAACACAATGCTTGCCCTTCCCGTCTCCGGTTGGCCGCGCGAGGTAGCGCTGGACTGGAACCTCGAAGACCTCACCCCCGGCGCCCGCGCTGCCTCCAGCCTCGGCGAAGGCGATGTCACCGCCACGGTCACCGCGCAAAATCTCAACAACAGCTTCTTCTTCGCCGGCCCCCTGCGCAGCCAGCCCGAAGACGGCGCCGGCGACTTTGCCATCTACTGGATCACCCCCGCCGCCTTCGATCTCGACGGCGCCGCCGCCTGGACCCAGGAAGCCTACGCCTATTTCAACGGCTTCTTCGGCGCCAGCGACACGCCCTTCCGCGTCTTCATGCGCACCACCGAACGCTTCCAGGGCGGCGGTGGCGGCGGCTTCAACTCCTTCATCTTCGGCACCGTCGAAGGCGAAGATCGCGACCCCGATGAAGTCCGCGGCCTTCTCGCCCACGAGGCGCTCCACCATTTCGTTGGTGGATATGGCGATGGCGGCGGCGCGGGCGGCCAGCAATGGTATTCGGAAGGGGTGACCAATTACTACACCGTGGTGCTGCCTTACCGCGCCGGCCTCACCAGCCTTGAACACTACATCAACGACTTCAACGGCTACGCCAAATCCTACTACACCAATCCGCAGTCGAACCTTTCCAACACCGAAGTCACCCGCCTCTTCTTTGCCGACGGAAACGCCCAGATCGTGCCCTATAATCGCGGGCCGCTCTATGTCGCCCTCACCGATGCCCGCATCCGTGCCGCGTCCGGCGGAGCGCTCCGCGTGGACAATCTCATCTTCGATTTCATTGACGCACAGAAAGGTGCCGAGGACGGCGTCGCCCTCTGGCATGATCTGGCCGAAGTCTATCTCGGCGAAGAAGGCGGCGCCGAATTCCGCGCCATGATGGAGGGCGCCCCGCTGGATCTACCCTCAGACCTCTTCGGCCCGTGCTTTGTGGCCGAAGACCAGATGTTGCAGAACTTCGTCGTCGGGTTCCGTCCCTATAAGGATGAAGACGGCCGCACACGGGCCGGCCCCATCGTGCCGGGCACCGCCGCCGAAGCCGCAGGCGTCGCGCGCTACGACATCATCACAAACCCCGAAGCCCTCGAAGCAGCCGAAACCGCCGCCCCCGGCACACCGCTCACCCTGAACCTTCAGCGCGATACCGAAACCCTCAGCCGCACCTATACGCCATGGACGTCCCCCACTCCCGGCAAGCAATGGGTCCGCACGCAGGTTCCCGAAACCGACTGCAATCTCTGAAATCAGGTCCGGCAGTCCGGCTACCGGCGCCCCACTCCGACAATGCGTTTGGCCAAACCCCCGATGAAACGGCTACCCGCATTCGTGGCGGTAAACACCCACCGGGCCACGCCCGTCCCGTCCCGCCCGGCGCGCATGCAGTAATCAAAGGCGTAGATCAGCACCATCAGCGACGACAGGATAATCAGCCCATCTGCCAGCGGCGGCAAAAACGGAAACCCGCCCCTGGGCCACAGAACAATGATCGCGTTGCCGATCCCGAATGCAAACAGCGACCGGCGGCCCATCGCCATCAGCCAGCGCGGCGCGCGGTTACTTAGCGGCGCCACCAGCAACACCCACAACAGCAGCACACAAATTCCGCCGAACACGAACACATAGGCCGGATGATTGAGGTTGCGCAGTTGCAAATTGGTCAGCGTATCCCAATCGACCGTGTATCCCGGAATCGAGAACGCATAGACCAGCGCGAGCGCAAACACCGCCGCGAGAGGCAGCTGCATCCTCGCAAAATGCCGCCGGGGGCTGGGGTGCTCACCGCTGCGCCGGATGCTGTCGCCGATCCAGATACCCGCCATCAGCAACACGAAGCTGTGCAGGATTGACGGCCCCGCGACCTCGGGCGCCGCGCCCGCGCCAACGACAAGATCCATGAGCCGCTGCAATATCGGCTGCCCGGCAACCTTGGGCGGTGTCGGCACCATCTTCAACGCCATGAACGCCGCATGGACTGCCAGAGACGCTGCAAACAGGGCCCAGAAATTGAACCGCTTCAGAGCGTAAACAATGGCAGGGATGAGCAGGAACATGATCGTGTAGAAAACCAGGATCTGCGCATAGGGCATGGCCCCAAGAAGCGCCAGAGACCCCAGCGCATACATCCATCCGGAAGGATCAATCACCCAGATAGCAAAAACATTGACCGCATACAGAGCGTAACACTGCAGAGACTTTGTCACATAATCCTGCAGCGTTTCTCCCGGATCGGTCTGAGACGAGCGCGGAATATACAGCAGCGGAATCATCGCCCCGAACAGCACGATCAGCATCGGCGTGGGAATCCGCGATATGAAGGATAACTCTGGCGGCAGGATATAGAACACCTGCGTGAAACTGTGCGCCATCAGCGCCAGGAAGATGGCAATCGTCCGCGCCAGGTCGAGACCCTGGATCGAAACGGAAGGATTGCGCTCCAGAGCGTCTTCGGCGCCCGGCGCCTGCCCCTCCTGCATCGCGACCAGATCGCCGATCGGCATATTGGCCCAGTTATCGGGCACATGTCCGAGAAATCTCTCCAGTGTAAGGACCATCTGGACATAATTGAGCGAGTCGCCGCCCGCTTCGGTAAAACTCCAGCGCGGATCAAGGTTGTCCCGCCCGAGGACTGACGCAATCGCAGCGCCAAGCGTCGTGGCCGCAATCGGTCCGGGTTCCGGGCGATAGCTCCGGATCGTTGCATAGTCGGTCTTGCCCGAAGGCAGGCGGGGGATTTCGCCGACCTCAACCGCCGTAATCAACGAGGCCGGAATACCCAGATCCTGCGCCAGCAGGCCA
It encodes the following:
- a CDS encoding putative lipoprotein, producing the protein MANARYRVGSVAACGVRSLRVAGSVFCTLMAAAACQAAPGETAPAAPAGPEASYEITLRPELGEDGMVEAIAVTSRLHGDLKDGETRLKLSAPVVYVNVMGIADRILDLRVTDEAGPVAFTLEQDDPVPGGFPYFRHWTATRDVEFPLDISYRALVQPEGGPSGPAFGIRPSKGGVSGSGAGYMIVPVNAEASQSVLEWDLTEFGPGAVGVTTFGEGRVTVNGPPAALMQGWLMAGQAGQYPPAEEESHFRAYWLGDFPFDVAAEMAYAKDLYDFFGEFFAYLDPAPDYRVFLRQLDTEPYGGATALANSFMLSRGPALPEEMGGHSPRSTLAHEMIHMWVGGLSGEHVLTNWFSEGLTTYYEHTAPFRAGRVPMEEYVSELNALSERYYTNPAREMSAIEIGQVGFNDGRIRHAPYERGALYFADLDSRIRAASGGARTLDMLLREVFTLRERGDVELTIEAWSDFVSAELGAEEEAYVRALHIDGQMIYPASDAFGACVRGVPATLEAEGDTFEGMQWERVEGVAPEACFASMAAD
- a CDS encoding lipoprotein yields the protein MIPARSTPAAFSAAALLLATLLSACAAPAETPTLAPAEVATPTDMEIALTPRRPTGDKVETIDVTLTIREPALAAGDTFLSMAIVRVMAPGALNRPETLIAEDAAGPLPLTIEEDPVDPSDFRQDRRWLAARATQGDVTVRYTIEPRVITSATRPGPLIDTRTELTGFYGSGNTMLALPVSGWPREVALDWNLEDLTPGARAASSLGEGDVTATVTAQNLNNSFFFAGPLRSQPEDGAGDFAIYWITPAAFDLDGAAAWTQEAYAYFNGFFGASDTPFRVFMRTTERFQGGGGGGFNSFIFGTVEGEDRDPDEVRGLLAHEALHHFVGGYGDGGGAGGQQWYSEGVTNYYTVVLPYRAGLTSLEHYINDFNGYAKSYYTNPQSNLSNTEVTRLFFADGNAQIVPYNRGPLYVALTDARIRAASGGALRVDNLIFDFIDAQKGAEDGVALWHDLAEVYLGEEGGAEFRAMMEGAPLDLPSDLFGPCFVAEDQMLQNFVVGFRPYKDEDGRTRAGPIVPGTAAEAAGVARYDIITNPEALEAAETAAPGTPLTLNLQRDTETLSRTYTPWTSPTPGKQWVRTQVPETDCNL
- a CDS encoding AMP-binding protein, translated to MVPNIGHDEASGPAHGARLIGRLFEGIERFGSATALVREDGSSVSYAELAQLADTAAQAIGPERALISVEMQNDVQSIAFYIGALRAGHVVIASAGEGVHSIEQTFKPNAAYVCAGGIWKLTALSRERADMSPDLAVLLSTSGSTGSQKLVRLSHENLRSNALAIAEYLEFQPGERAITSLPAHYSFGLSVLHTHLLLGHTLVLTDRSVAEPAFWDIVDREGVTSIAGVPHSYQLLELGGFLERDHKSLRYLTQAGGKLSPESVQKFAQWADRSGKRFYVMYGQTEAAPRMAYLPPADAAAYPDCVGVAVPGGSFHLEPIEDAEGLPEGAGELVYKGPNVMMGYAVTRADLAKPQGTDEIHTGDIAVRNERGYYRIVGRISRFAKLFGLRLGFDDIERRLAAEGVSAAVSGDDSGIVVASTTPGSEARVPGLLAQDLGIPASLITAVEVGEIPRLPSGKTDYATIRSYRPEPGPIAATTLGAAIASVLGRDNLDPRWSFTEAGGDSLNYVQMVLTLERFLGHVPDNWANMPIGDLVAMQEGQAPGAEDALERNPSVSIQGLDLARTIAIFLALMAHSFTQVFYILPPELSFISRIPTPMLIVLFGAMIPLLYIPRSSQTDPGETLQDYVTKSLQCYALYAVNVFAIWVIDPSGWMYALGSLALLGAMPYAQILVFYTIMFLLIPAIVYALKRFNFWALFAASLAVHAAFMALKMVPTPPKVAGQPILQRLMDLVVGAGAAPEVAGPSILHSFVLLMAGIWIGDSIRRSGEHPSPRRHFARMQLPLAAVFALALVYAFSIPGYTVDWDTLTNLQLRNLNHPAYVFVFGGICVLLLWVLLVAPLSNRAPRWLMAMGRRSLFAFGIGNAIIVLWPRGGFPFLPPLADGLIILSSLMVLIYAFDYCMRAGRDGTGVARWVFTATNAGSRFIGGLAKRIVGVGRR